One Nitrosomonas sp. PY1 DNA window includes the following coding sequences:
- a CDS encoding VOC family protein yields MKAYAVGINHVALEVGNIEEALKFYGDFLNFEVHKKNEMQAFIYFGDQFINFVKNDNRQPDQKRHFGIAVDNKDLARKTLESMGVKLLEGSFLDFLDPWGNRVEITTYSNIQYTKADHVLQGMGLGHLQKTEQALAELNAKGLGFQRNNDNNG; encoded by the coding sequence ATGAAAGCATATGCAGTAGGCATAAATCACGTGGCATTAGAAGTTGGAAATATTGAAGAGGCATTAAAATTTTATGGCGACTTCTTGAATTTTGAAGTTCATAAAAAAAACGAGATGCAGGCCTTTATTTATTTCGGGGATCAATTTATCAATTTTGTAAAAAATGATAATAGACAACCTGATCAAAAGCGTCATTTTGGAATAGCCGTGGACAATAAAGACCTAGCGAGAAAGACGCTTGAAAGTATGGGTGTCAAACTCTTAGAGGGTTCTTTTCTTGATTTTCTTGATCCTTGGGGAAACCGAGTGGAAATCACTACCTATAGTAATATTCAATATACAAAAGCTGATCATGTATTGCAGGGTATGGGGCTTGGTCATCTGCAAAAAACTGAGCAAGCCTTGGCGGAATTAAACGCAAAAGGCTTAGGCTTCCAAAGAAATAACGATAACAATGGTTAG
- a CDS encoding DASS family sodium-coupled anion symporter, translated as MTTSSHKQWVLVIGPVLAILLAVAMHLSGWQQQACWTGAIAMLCVIWWIFEPIPIPATALIPLTVLPLVGVLPQEKIALAFGHDLILLMLGGFLISVAMERAGAHHRIALGMIHLIGGNSSRRIVFGFIITSAMLSMWISNTATTLMMLPIAFAVIHQSPDKKLAIPLLLSIAYGSSIGGLGTPVGTPPNLIFMQQYEKFTGHSVSFVQWMSWGLPVVLVFIPITALWLTRHLDYGEKLAMPPTGSWRPEERRVLIVFGLTAVAWMTRLEPFGGWSHWLDLKSANDAAVALTAAIILFLVPNGRGSNLLDWQSAEKIPWGILILFAGGIAIAQAFVESGLSKAIGDQLTVLANLHPLVIIATIALMVTFLTETTSNAATTLLLMPILAPAAIAAGLEPSLLMVPAAMSASCAFMLPVATAPNAIIFSSGRLSVTDMIREGLILNFIGVAVITLVCYFIIH; from the coding sequence ATGACGACCTCATCCCATAAACAATGGGTATTAGTTATAGGACCCGTGTTAGCAATCCTGCTTGCTGTCGCCATGCACTTATCTGGCTGGCAGCAGCAAGCCTGCTGGACTGGCGCGATTGCCATGCTGTGTGTTATTTGGTGGATTTTCGAACCCATTCCGATACCAGCTACTGCGTTGATTCCATTGACAGTACTACCTCTGGTAGGTGTTTTGCCGCAAGAAAAAATTGCTTTAGCTTTTGGCCATGATTTAATACTATTAATGCTTGGTGGATTCTTGATTTCCGTAGCTATGGAGCGTGCAGGCGCACATCATCGTATTGCGCTCGGTATGATTCACCTCATAGGTGGCAATAGCAGTCGGCGCATCGTATTTGGTTTCATCATTACCAGCGCCATGTTGAGCATGTGGATTTCTAACACGGCCACAACATTGATGATGCTACCGATAGCATTTGCGGTGATCCACCAAAGCCCCGACAAAAAACTAGCCATTCCGTTATTACTATCCATTGCTTATGGTAGTAGCATCGGCGGTCTGGGAACCCCAGTGGGAACGCCTCCAAATCTAATTTTTATGCAACAATATGAAAAATTTACCGGTCATTCCGTGAGTTTTGTACAGTGGATGAGTTGGGGATTGCCGGTAGTTTTGGTATTCATTCCGATTACCGCATTATGGCTGACGCGCCATTTAGATTATGGCGAGAAATTAGCGATGCCGCCAACAGGTAGCTGGCGGCCAGAAGAACGTCGGGTATTGATCGTTTTTGGCTTGACAGCCGTGGCTTGGATGACACGATTGGAACCTTTTGGTGGTTGGAGTCATTGGTTGGATTTAAAAAGCGCCAATGATGCTGCAGTCGCATTAACCGCTGCAATCATTCTATTTCTCGTCCCCAATGGCAGGGGATCCAATTTACTCGATTGGCAATCGGCGGAAAAGATACCTTGGGGTATTTTGATTTTATTTGCGGGCGGCATTGCCATAGCACAAGCATTTGTTGAATCGGGCTTGTCGAAAGCCATCGGCGATCAATTAACGGTGCTTGCAAATTTACATCCACTGGTAATCATTGCTACTATTGCGTTGATGGTTACTTTTCTCACTGAAACTACCAGTAACGCCGCAACGACATTGCTATTAATGCCGATTCTTGCACCAGCGGCAATTGCGGCAGGACTGGAGCCAAGTCTATTAATGGTGCCAGCCGCGATGAGCGCCAGTTGCGCTTTTATGCTACCAGTTGCCACGGCACCTAATGCGATTATTTTTAGCAGCGGCCGCCTTTCGGTTACCGATATGATTCGAGAGGGGCTCATACTAAACTTTATCGGTGTCGCCGTCATTACGTTAGTATGTTATTTTATAATCCATTAA
- the mutS gene encoding DNA mismatch repair protein MutS, giving the protein MSPSKEQHTPMMQQYLRLKNQHPDMLMFYRMGDFYELFFDDAEKAAKLLGITLTHRGSSAGEPIKMAGVPYHAAEQYLAKLVKLGESVVLCEQVGDPATSKGPVAREVTRIYTPGTLTDAALLEDKRDCVLLAMLAREETVGLAWLNLVTGQLRVMETDKQNLSSELERIRPAEILIPESLVISETQRPYSVLKRIPDWQFDHDSAIQTLTRQLATQSLSGFGCDDLFIAMAAAGALLEYIHLTQGTTAACPVTSLHAEFDTAYVRMDVSTRRNLEISETLRGERSPTLLSLLDTCSSNMGSRLMHFWLHHPLRDMRVIQNRLDCVTALLGDSAFHCYEPARMLLRKFVDIERIAARIALQSARPRDLSGLRDSLKLIPELNEMLAPCQNEALQPLIQALQIDVTWINCLNECLLEEPATLLREGNVIADGYDTELDELRALQNNCGEFLLQLEIREKERTGIPSLKVEYNRVHGFYIEVTHAHSEKIPIDYRRRQTLKNAERYITPELKAFEDKALSARDRALAREKQLYQELLYRLQPFVPILQKLAASIAEIDVLCAFSERAKTLNYIQPQLSEEHIFHIDAGRHPVVENQVEHFVANDIDLSGESDQKPQMLLITGPNTGGKSTYMRQAALIALLAHCGSYVPAKQAQLGILDQIFTRIGASDDLASGRSTFMVEMTETANILHHATRRSLVLMDEVGRGTSTFDGLALAFAIARHLATHNRSLTLFATHYFELTKLVEEFPQISNVHLNAAEYKNHIVFLHKITEGPANQSYGLQVAALAGVPGNVIKMARNHLVQLEQDNLKKNIQPDLFSTQSETVESTSQYTRVIALLETLSPDELTPKQALEKIYALKKSLEDGKG; this is encoded by the coding sequence ATGAGCCCCTCCAAAGAACAACACACGCCGATGATGCAGCAGTATCTGCGTCTTAAAAACCAACACCCTGACATGCTAATGTTTTATCGCATGGGGGATTTCTATGAGTTATTTTTCGATGACGCTGAAAAAGCAGCGAAATTACTCGGCATCACTTTGACACATCGAGGCTCTTCTGCCGGAGAACCGATCAAAATGGCGGGTGTACCCTATCATGCGGCGGAACAATACCTTGCCAAATTGGTGAAACTGGGAGAATCTGTCGTATTGTGCGAGCAAGTCGGTGATCCGGCAACGTCTAAAGGCCCTGTCGCCCGTGAAGTTACCCGTATCTATACGCCCGGGACGCTGACCGATGCTGCGTTGTTGGAAGATAAACGCGATTGCGTTCTGTTGGCCATGCTAGCGCGTGAAGAAACCGTAGGATTGGCTTGGCTCAATCTAGTAACCGGTCAGCTCCGGGTTATGGAAACCGACAAGCAGAATCTATCCAGTGAACTAGAGCGCATTCGGCCTGCTGAAATCCTGATTCCGGAATCACTCGTTATATCGGAAACGCAACGTCCGTACTCGGTACTTAAACGAATCCCTGATTGGCAGTTCGATCACGATAGCGCAATCCAAACGTTAACTCGGCAATTGGCAACACAGAGTCTGTCCGGTTTCGGTTGCGATGATTTATTCATTGCCATGGCTGCAGCAGGTGCTTTGTTGGAATATATTCATCTGACCCAAGGCACAACGGCGGCATGTCCTGTTACTTCATTACATGCCGAATTCGATACAGCTTATGTACGAATGGATGTGTCGACACGGCGTAATTTAGAAATTTCTGAAACCCTACGTGGTGAGCGATCACCAACGCTGTTATCGCTATTAGATACCTGTTCCTCCAACATGGGTAGCCGCTTGATGCACTTTTGGCTCCACCATCCCTTGCGCGATATGCGAGTGATTCAGAATCGTCTGGACTGTGTCACTGCTCTATTGGGTGACTCTGCATTCCATTGCTATGAGCCAGCGCGTATGCTGCTGCGAAAGTTTGTGGATATCGAACGGATTGCCGCGCGCATTGCACTTCAATCAGCCCGCCCCAGAGATTTATCCGGATTACGCGATAGCCTTAAATTGATACCCGAACTAAATGAAATGCTTGCGCCTTGTCAGAATGAAGCTTTGCAACCATTGATCCAAGCCTTGCAGATCGATGTCACTTGGATAAATTGCCTAAATGAGTGTTTACTCGAAGAACCGGCCACGCTGTTACGTGAAGGCAATGTGATTGCCGATGGTTACGACACAGAATTGGATGAGCTGCGTGCTTTACAAAATAATTGCGGTGAATTTTTATTGCAATTAGAAATTCGAGAGAAAGAACGCACCGGTATTCCAAGTTTAAAAGTCGAATATAACCGAGTACATGGTTTTTATATCGAAGTCACACATGCGCATAGCGAAAAAATACCGATCGACTATCGGCGCAGGCAGACATTGAAAAACGCCGAGCGTTACATTACCCCGGAGCTCAAAGCATTTGAAGACAAAGCGCTGTCTGCGAGAGACCGTGCTTTGGCACGCGAAAAACAGTTATACCAGGAATTATTGTATCGGCTCCAGCCCTTCGTGCCAATACTGCAGAAACTGGCTGCCAGTATCGCTGAAATTGATGTGCTGTGCGCCTTCTCGGAACGCGCGAAAACATTAAATTATATTCAACCACAATTATCGGAAGAGCATATTTTCCATATCGATGCGGGACGACATCCAGTTGTGGAAAACCAAGTTGAGCATTTCGTCGCGAACGACATCGATCTTTCTGGTGAGTCCGATCAAAAACCACAGATGCTACTGATAACCGGCCCCAACACGGGAGGGAAGTCAACTTACATGCGTCAAGCTGCCTTGATTGCATTACTAGCGCACTGCGGTAGTTATGTGCCCGCCAAACAAGCGCAGTTAGGGATCTTGGATCAAATATTTACGCGCATTGGCGCGTCGGATGATTTGGCTAGCGGTCGTTCGACCTTCATGGTGGAAATGACGGAAACCGCTAATATTTTGCATCATGCCACCCGGCGCAGCTTGGTACTAATGGACGAAGTGGGGCGCGGCACATCGACCTTTGATGGATTAGCGCTTGCGTTCGCCATTGCGCGACATTTGGCAACACACAACCGCAGCTTGACGTTATTTGCCACGCACTATTTTGAGTTAACCAAGCTGGTCGAAGAGTTTCCGCAAATCAGCAATGTGCACCTGAACGCCGCCGAATACAAAAATCACATCGTTTTTCTGCATAAGATCACCGAAGGCCCAGCGAATCAAAGCTACGGTTTACAAGTTGCCGCACTCGCCGGCGTTCCTGGCAATGTCATTAAAATGGCGCGCAATCATCTGGTTCAGCTAGAGCAAGACAACCTGAAGAAAAATATCCAACCAGATCTCTTTTCAACTCAATCCGAAACGGTTGAATCCACATCGCAATACACGCGCGTCATTGCGTTGTTGGAAACATTATCACCGGATGAATTGACGCCGAAACAAGCCCTGGAAAAAATTTATGCGCTGAAGAAGTCGCTTGAGGATGGTAAAGGTTAG
- the radC gene encoding DNA repair protein RadC: protein MTINHWPASERPREKLLQKGATALSDAELLAIFLRTGIAGKSAVDLARDLLKHLGSLSNIFSSSQSEFCQLPGLGSAKYAQLQAVLEMSRRALAEELKCSNVLNSPQSVRDFLRLSIARKPHEVFMGIFLDTCNQIIASEELSSGTLTETSVYPREVIKRTLHYNAASVIFAHNHPSGKAEPSQADLLLTQRLKAALAMIDVKLLDHFIITTNKEILSFSELNLI from the coding sequence ATGACCATCAATCATTGGCCTGCATCCGAACGCCCACGGGAAAAATTATTACAAAAAGGTGCCACGGCACTTTCTGATGCCGAACTACTGGCTATTTTCTTACGCACCGGCATCGCAGGCAAAAGTGCCGTAGATCTTGCACGAGATTTGCTGAAACACCTAGGCAGCCTCAGTAATATTTTTTCGTCGAGTCAAAGTGAATTCTGTCAACTACCAGGTTTAGGTAGTGCAAAGTATGCACAGCTCCAAGCGGTATTGGAAATGTCTCGACGTGCATTAGCGGAGGAACTAAAATGCAGCAACGTACTCAATTCCCCGCAATCGGTGCGAGATTTTTTACGACTTAGCATTGCCCGAAAGCCACATGAAGTTTTTATGGGCATTTTTTTGGATACCTGCAATCAGATTATCGCCAGCGAAGAACTCTCCAGCGGCACTTTAACGGAAACCAGCGTCTATCCTCGAGAAGTCATTAAACGTACATTACACTACAATGCGGCGAGCGTCATTTTCGCGCACAATCATCCTTCAGGCAAGGCAGAGCCAAGTCAAGCGGATCTACTGTTGACACAAAGGTTAAAAGCAGCGCTCGCAATGATCGATGTCAAGCTACTCGATCATTTCATCATCACCACTAACAAAGAAATCCTATCCTTTTCAGAACTCAATCTTATTTAG